The window ATAAGAGTAAAAGCAGTTAGTTTCGATTAGGTGGTAGTGTCTGTGTTAATACATACACAGACACTAAGGATAGGGTCTTCTTATCGTTCCATCGCTTCGGTTAATTTGCGTTGATTCGCTCTATCAAGTTCTCGTTGTTGACGCTCGGCATTAAGCTGTTTCTCTTTTCGTTCTTTGCTACCAATTTTATAACCTTTTTCGAATGCAGAGCGCATTTCAAAAGGACAAATTTCATTTGTTTGTAGGCCTTCTTGACCGAGTTTATAGCCATTCTCATACATACAGTATTCTTTTAAGCCATTAGTGTAGCCTGTGATAAATAACTCTTTCGCATCACCTGGCATATTGCTACCGCATTGGGTTTGGTAACTATCAAATTTGCGAACATTTTTACCACTTTGACTTGTTTCATAACCAAGTGTTTTCCAATCGGTATTGGCATTACAGATCGCTTGTTCATCTGTTGAAGCACAGCCCGTTAATAGGCCGAGTAATATAATTGTAGTTATTTTAGTTTTCATTTTCTGTCCCTAACTTTGTGTGTGTTGTGCTTTTGTAATTAGAATATTCTCTAAAATGTCTATTTGCTGTCTGATCCCCTGGGTTGACGGATAGCGTGTAGCAACACTTTTTAACACGGACAAGGCAGCTGCAAAGTTTTGCAGATCTACATACATTTGTGCTCTGCTGAGCATGGCTTGTTTTTGTGTTTTGTCTAACGCCTCAGCCCTTAAGAGTAACGTTTCAGCTTGGGTAAATTGCTTTTGACTCGCTAAAAAATCAGCGTAAGCAATGAGCATTTCACCATGATTAGGATTAAAGTTAAGTGCTTGCTGAAAGTCCTTTTTAGCTGATTCGAGTTGTTGATTTTCTTGTGAAATCTTCGCGCGGTGCAGCAGTATTACACTTTTGGTTTTGTTATCGAAAGTAGCGAACTTAGTTTCAAGAGTATCGATAATGTGCTGGCTTTGCGAGTTGAGTCCACGCTGTGAGAGCCAAGTTAAATAGGTATTTAGGCTTGCTAGATCAAGTTTGTAGTTTGATAAATGCGTATTAATTAACTCAACAGCCCTGTCAAAGCTATCAAGTTGTAAATGCAGTTGTGCAGCAGTCTTTAGATTAGATTCTCGATTATCTCCTAATAAGATAGCCAATTCGAGCGCACTAAGTGCACCAAGACTATCATTTTGTTCGAGTTTTAGTACTGCTTGGTTTAACCATAAACTACTTTTATTTGGTGATTTTGCAATAAGATCTGACAGTAAAGCTTCTGCAGCTTGATACATTTTTGCTTCGGTAAGTGCAACAAATAAACCTTGTTGCCATTGCTCTCGTTCAGGTTCAATGGCTAATGCTTGTTGATATGCGCTTATAGCAGCATACGCGCCAAATTGGGTTAAATTTAAGTAGGCAAGTTGACCATAAATTACAGCGTCATTAGCGCCTAATGCCACTGCTTTCGCAAAATAACTGCGCGCTTTCTTATATTGCTTTTGAATGAGGAAAAGCTGCCCTAAGTCACTATGAGCACGCACTAACTGTGGACTTCGGTTTAGAGCTACCTGATATGCTTTTTCAGCTTTTGAGTATTCTTCTAGAGCAAAATATAGTTGCGCTTTAAGCATTATCATCGCGACACTGAGCTCTATATCGTAGAAAGCTTCAAGCTCTTTGAGTACTGCCTGTTTTTTGCCTTGATCTAGCATTGAGCGAAGCCTTTCTGCTGTTTCAAGTTCTTCTGGTGCTACGGTTGCTTCTCGTTCCCTAAATGGACCAGAAAATTGTGGCAAAACGAATGTGGGTTGATCTACCTCAATCTGGAATTCATTGGGTAATACGTTAGTCGCCGCATTAATCTGTGCTGTTGTTAGCGAAAAGCTTGCGGCAATTATAATTTTATTGATTGTTTTCATGGGTTATCTGCCGTGGTTGAAATGAATGCCATAAAGATAAATTGCTTGTACTGGACGACCATCTTTTTTAGGGATACTAAATCTCGCTTGATTAACCCAGTTTCGGATAACTTCCTCCATCTCAGGGTAAACAGAATCAGTAATACGTTTGACGAAAGGTTTGCCCGATTGATCAATAATTAGCTCAACTTCAGTCGAAACACGCGTTATGCCTTTTTTACGCACAGATTTGGGGATAGGGAAGAATTTCTGTTTTATCACTTTGGGTACACTGTCTAGTTTTTCTACTGCCATTAACGGCATATCGAGCGCAAGGCGCTGTTTTATAATATTTGCATCAATAGTGAAGGTTGGCACATCTAGCGACTTTACTTTCGCGAGTGTCATTCGGGGCTTATCGGCATAATTGACTTTTGGGCCGGCCCCTAACCCTGCGATATTTAGACTTGTTTGGGCGACTTCACTGCTTGTTGCTGATGTTTTTAGCTGTGGCGGCGGAGGTGGTGGTGGAGTAGGCAAGGCGACATCTATTTTACGCACAGATAAAACTTGCTCGGGTTGCTTTGGGGTTTGTTTTAGATAATGCAGTAATATTACGAGCAGCGTCACCATAGAGATGCTAATTAGCCAAGGCAGCACTGTATTCGCTGTCATTTTAAGTGTTGTATCAGTTGTTGTATCAGTGTGGGTAAGCACAGCCATTTACATTGCCTCTGTCGCTAAGCTTATACTGTCAATACCTGCAAGCTTGGCTTGGTCAATTACTTTCACTAACAATTCAGTTGGAACACGCTTATCAGCTTGAATAACTAAAGGTTTTGTTTGCGTGCGGTCGGCTTGCATCAACGTTGAACGGACGCCTGCAATGCCGATATTTGTTCCGGCATACATCACTTGCCCGGTTTCGGTAATTGCTAACATAAGTACTGACTTTTCAAGCTGCTGGCTTGAAACTGCACTTGGTTTATCCACTTCGACTCCCGTTTCTTTAACAAATACGGTAGTGACGATAAAGAAAATTAATAAAATAAAAACAACGTCAAGTAATGGTGCAAGGTCGATATCTTGGCTTTTTGATTCTTCAATTTTTTGTTCGATTAATGAGCGCATTTTTCCTCCACTTTCCAAGTTACTGTTTTGCTTTTTAACAAGCTGTGAAGTAATACGCCAGGCACCACAAATACCAGCCCAAGTTGTGTGGTAAACATTGCTGTAGCTATGCCGCCACTGACCATTTCTTGCATGTCCAGCCCGTTATTGATCGACATAAAATTAAAGGTACTGAGCAAGCCACTGATGGTGCCTAATAGGCCCAGTAAAGGAAGCGACGCAAGTAGCGTCTTTAATGAACCTAACCAATATTGACACCGTGCATACCAGTGCTGATTTTTTTGCATAAAAAACAACAAAGAAAGTAATTTTCCATAGCTAAAAAATGCAACAGCAAGTAGCGCCCACACTACAGCATTATTGAAAAGTTTTAGGTAAACAGATATTTCACTCATATTGTTAAAACGCGTGTTTACTTAGTTGAACTGCGCTGGTTTCCAATCGTGCGTTATGGCTTTTCGCTTTGCGGCTAAGAAGTGCACTTAAAATTAGCGATGGTATTGCGACAATTAAGCCTAGTTCTGTTGTCACCAGTGCTTCAGAAATACCACCAGAGACTGTTGCTGCATCTCCGGTACCGAATGTATTCATCATCATAAAGGTATTGATCATACCTGACACAGTTCCCAATAACCCTAATAGCGGAGCAATAGCCGCCGATGTGGCAACGATGCCTAAATAGTTTTCAACCTGATAGCGATAACGCATTAAAAATGCGACTAATTGGTCATCACGTTTATCTGAGATGGGATGGGTTTTCGCGATATCTATAAGCTGTAATTCTGTTTTTGAAAATAGCTGTTGGTAACTCGTATCGTTTACGACATGCTGTTTTACACGGTCGATAAAATCGAGTCGTACTTTAGGTAAACTAAACAGCTGAATGCTTTTAATTAAAGCAACAATCAGCGATAGCCCACCAAAGAATAAAATTGGAAAAGCCCACACTCCGCCTTTTTCAATATGGCTAATTAAACCTTGTTTATTTTGTTGCAGTTTTGCTGCGTTACCTAATGTGGGATCAAATGTGATTTGGGCTAAACCCGTTTGCTTTAACTGCTGTAATTGTGCGATGTCTTGGTCATTGTAAACCCCTTTTACAAGGTTCGGCATTGCCTGATTTGCACTGTGCTCAATTAATCCACCTTTATTAATATCTGCGTTAAATGCTAAAGATACAGGGCCCAAATCTAACCTATTAAATTGATTTACTTGTCCCATATCGTCAACAATTTGTGATTGTTGCCAGCTTGGAATGAGTGAATTCGTTAACTGAGATTCTAGCTTCGAAAATATCGTGTCTGAGATAATTAGGTCGCCATTGCTATCTCGATAGTTACTAAGTAGTTCGCCTTTTTGTTCAAAATAGCTTTGTAGTAATAATTTTTGGTAATTATCCTGTGCTTGCCATTTAACAACGCGGTCAGCTAATTTTTCGACACTTAATGTTTGTTCGTCGGCTACTCGCTGAATTGCAGCAGCTTGTTTTCGAAGTGCTTTTACTTCGTTAAGTGCCTTATTTATTTTATTTTGGTAACTTAGCGTACTGTTATTAATCTGGTTTTCTAGTTGGTTTAATTGCTGTTTTGACGTCGCAATTTTATTAATTATTTGCTGATTTATCGCTTCTTCGCTTTGACCGTTGAATGCTAACAGTAAAAATGAACAACCTAAGATCAATCGTAACATTACAATAACTCCTTTTTAATCGGCGCAATTGCTAGCGGAGCTTGAATAAAAAATGCATTAGTTGGCTTTTCAAGCATATTTTGAATTTCTAGTAGTTTGTCTCTAAGTTGCTCTTGTGATTGTTCACCTACTAGTTGTAAGGCATCGTTACCGTGATACCATTGCCAACCTGTTTGTTCTACGCGACCGACACCAACAGATTGATTGTTTTTACTGATATACCATGCGTAAGAAAGACCTAAATACATTTGGTTGACTAAAAGTTCGTCAGAGCCATTATTACTGGGTATTGTCATACTGGTATTGTTGATTGCAATGCGTTGATTAAACTCATCAGCAGATTTGAACATGCTTAGGAGCTTTTCCAATTTTTCACTATTCGAAAGTGATGTTTGTTGGTAGGTGTTCAACTTAGACTGCCAGTCTTGTTGAATTGGCGGCGGAAGCAGAGGCGCAATGCGATTAGCAAATAGATATGTTTTTTCTAACGCTTTTTGTATCGTGGTTTGATTACTCTCGAACTGTACTTGCTGCTCGGTAAGCGCAAGACGCTTTGCATCAACTTCGCTTCTCGCTGCGTTTGCGTTTTTTAATAGTTTTTTTAATGACGCTTTTTCCTGATTAAGCAATACAAGCTGATTTTTCAAGGCTTGCTCGTTACTTTGCCAAGCAAGTTGTAACTTTCCTTTTTGACTTTCTATTTCAAGCCAATGCTCTATAAGTTCTATGTTATTTTCGCTTGCATGTACATAAGACAGCGCTGTCAAAAGTGATGCAAAAAAAAGCAACTTCATTATTTTGCCTAATTATTGTTTTTGAATTTATTACCTAAAATTACATATATTTCACAAAAAACAAACAATTATGTGATAAGCGGCATTAAAAAGTGCATATAAAGTATTTATTTTATCAGTGTAAACCTCAAATATAAGCGGCTTTAAAACATGTTTTAAATAACCTGTCGTTAATAGGCTTGATGGCAGCGTTTAATCTCTTCGACAAGTGCTTTGGCAAGCGGCGAAACTGAGCTCATTTTTTTAGTGATTAACATTACAGGGATTTGATAGTGATATTTTTCGGGGTGAATTGCTTTGAATACCCCTTTATCAACCCAGTAATTTGCATAGTGCTCTGGTAAATAGCCAATAAAGGCACCCGATAATATCAAATGTGCGATACCTTCATCATGATACGCCGTTGCACTATTTTGATAATTAAGACCATCGTTGCGCACTTCTTTATCCCGCATATAGTTTGAGGTAATCACTTCGGCTTGCTTCAATAATTTATTCCGCTCATTCGGTTTACAATCAAAAAGGGCATGCCCTTTGGCGCAATATAGATAGTTGGTTTCGTTATGTAGCGGGAAGTAATCTAAACCACGCAAATGATGGCGACTTACGCCCAGCCCCACCAGCGAGCGACCATTTACCACAGAAGTTTCTACTTCCCGCGCCTCACACACATTGATATCAAATTGAATATTATCGCTTTTTTGTTTTAGCTCGCGGATCACCTCACTAATGCCGCAGCGTGGATCGCTTACCATGGTATCAATCACCGAAATTGTCACGCGGCCTGATAGCTCATTCTTAGAGCCTGCAACTGTGGTGGCAAACGCTTCGCACTGCTGTAATAACTCAAGGCTTGCTTGGTATGTAATACGGCCAGGCTCGGTCAGTTCAAAACCACTGCGTCCGCGCTTACATAGTTTGATGCCAAGGCGCACTTCTAAATCCGATAAATGTGAACTGATTGTAGAGCGGCCAATATTCAGTCGAGATTCTGCGGCAGAGAGCCCGCCACATTCCACAATTGCAACAAATATGCGCAATAGGCGCAGATCAACGTCATGAATTTGCATCTTTTTTAGCCTTGTTTTTTAGTTCGATAATATCGGAATAAGCATCGATAATTATGCATTTATAAAACTTGGGTCGCAAGCTAACATTACTCTATTGATTAATCATCACAGTTGATGAAAAAACGTTAGGAGACAACAATGACGTTTAAATACGGCGTAGATCGCCTTAATATTGATATTGTAAATGGCATTGCCGATGGCAGTGTTAAAGCAGAGCTTAGCGCTGAGGCGATTGATAAAATTAATACCAGCCGTCAACGCGTTGACAAAATGGCCGCATCAGACAAAGCAGTTTACGGTATTAACACCGGCTTTGGTCCTCTGTGTGATACGCAAATTACCCCAGCAGAAACAAACCTATTACAAAAAAACCTGCTGATCACTCACGCTGTGGGTGTTGGTAACCCAATTGCTAAATCGATTTCTAAATTAATGCTGATCACTAAAGTGCACGCGTTAAGCCAAGGTTTCTCGGGTATTCGCCTAGAAACCGTTGAGCGTATGCTTAAGTTTATTGAGCTTGATTTAATTCCAGTCGTACCAGAGCAAGGCTCGGTGGGTGCATCGGGCGATTTAGCGCCATTATCGCACTTATTCTTACCACTTTTAGGTGAAGGTGAGTTTTGGGTAGGTGATGACATTGTTCCTGCGGCGAAAGCCCTTGCTGACAATGGTTTAGAGCCAATGGATCTTCATGCTAAAGAAGGTTTAGCCTTAATTAATGGTACACAGTTTATTTTATCGCATGGTATTACTGGCCTAACTAAGATGCGTTACCTGCTTGATCTTGCTGATGTGGCAGGTGCGATGAGTATTGAAGGTATGCAAGGTAGTCAATCGCCATTTAGAGAAGAGCTACATGCAATTCGTGCCTTTGCTGGCAATGTCGAAGTAGCAACGCGCATGCGTCGTCTATTTAAAGATTCGCAAAATATGGCAGATCACACTGATTGTGACCGCGTTCAAGACCCATATTCTTTACGTTGTATTCCACAGGTGCATGGTGCATCTCGCAACGCTTACAATCACTTAAAAGAGCTTGTTGAAATTGAAATGAACTCGGTCACTGATAACCCAATTGTTATTAGTGAGGAAGAAGCAATTTCGGGCGGTAGTTTCCACGGTCAACCGCTTGCTATGGCACTTGATTATGCGTCAATTGCCGCTGCTGAACTGGGGAATATTTCAGACCGTCGCTGTTATTTATTACTTGAAGGTTTACACGGCCTACCGCGCCTACTCACTACATCTGGCGGCCTAAACTCAGGCATGATGATCCCGCAGTACACCACAGCGGCACTTGTTACCGAAAACAAATCACTGTGTTTCCCACCGTCAGCTGACAGTGTACCAACCTCTATGGGTCAGGAAGATCACGTGTCTATGGGCAGTATTTCGGGCCGTAAGCTTAACCAAATTCTTGGTAATCTTGAGAAAATCTTCGCAATTGAGCTAATGTACGCAGCGCAAGCCGTTGACTTTAGACGCCCTAATACTTGTTCAGATATTATTGAACAAAATCATGCACTCATTCGTACTAAGGTTGCGAAATTAGAAGAAGACAGACTATTAAAGCCTGATATTGATGCCATGGTTGAATTTGTAAAATCTCAGGCATTTACTGTTACGCTTAATTAAGGATAACTGACATGAACTTACAAGAATTTCAAAACAGCATAAAACAGGGTATCCCAAGCGAACTGCCTGCGCCTAAAGCATATCCTGCAGGCGCTAACCGCGCACCAAAGCGTAAAGATATTTTATCGGTAGAAGAAAAACAGCTTGCTGTGCGTAATGCGCTACGTTATTTCCCGAAAGAGTGGCATGCGGAGCTTGCTGAAGAATTTGCACAAGAGCTTAAAGACTTTGGCCGTATTTATATGTACCGCTTTAAGCCTAACTATGAGCTAAAAGCGCGTTCAATTTCTGATTACCCTGCAAAATGCGAGCAAGCTGCGGCGATCATGCTCATGATCGACAATAACCTTGATCCAGCAGTCGCACAGCACCCAGAAGAGCTTATCACTTATGGTGGTAACGGTGCGGTATTCCAAAACTGGGCGCAGTACTTACTTGCGATGAAGTACCTAAGCGAAATGGAAGAAGACCAAACGCTACATATGTACTCAGGTCATCCTATGGGTTTATTCCCATCATCGAAAGATGCACCACGTGTAGTGGTAACAAACGGTATGATGATCCCGAATTACTCAAAGCCGGATGACTGGGAAAAATTTAATGCGCTAGGTGTAACACAATATGGCCAAATGACTGCCGGTTCATTTATGTACATTGGCCCACAAGGCATTGTTCACGGTACAACCATTACGGTGATGAATGCATTCCGTAAAGTACTTAACAAAGGCGAATCACCAAAAGGTAAGATCTTCTTAACTGCCGGTCTTGGCGGCATGAGTGGTGCACAGCCAAAAGCGGGTAACATTGCTAACTGTATTACTGTATGTGCTGAGGTGAACCCGAAAGCGGCAACTAAGCGTCACCAACAAGGTTGGGTGGATGAGCTGATTGATAATATGCCAGATTTAGTTGCACGTGTGCGTAAAGCGCAAGAAAGCGAAGAAGTAGTGTCGATTGCGTTTATTGGTAACGTGGTTGATGTTTGGGAAAGCTTCTTAGCTGAAGACATTTTCATTCACTTAGGTTCTGACCAAACGTCGCTTCATAACCCTTGGTCAGGCGGTTACTACCCGGTTGATATCAGCTATGAAGAATCAAATCGCTTAATTCGTGAAGAGCCAGAAGTATTTAAAGAAAAAGTTCAAGCCACGCTTAAGCGACACGCCGATGCTGTGAACAAACATACAGCAAAAGGCACCTACTTCTTTGACTATGGTAATGCGTTTTTACTTGAAGCATCACGCGCTGGCGGCGATGTCATGGCTGAAAACGGCATCGATTTCAAATACCCGTCATACGTGCAAGATATTCTTGGCCCAATGTGTTTTGACTATGGTTTTGGTCCGTTCCGCTGGGTGTGTACTTCTGGCAAGCCTGAAGATTTAGATAAAACCGATGCAATTGCGGCAAAAGTGCTTGAAGAGATCATGGCAAACTCGCCTGAAGAAATTCAGCAACAAATGCAAGACAACATCACATGGATCAAAGACGCGAAAGAAAACAAGTTAGTGGTTGGTTCACAAGCGCGTATTCTTTATGCCGATTCTGAAGGTCGTATTAAGATTGCAAATGCCTTTAACGATGCCATTGCGCGCGGTGAAATTGGCCCAGTGGTACTTGGTCGTGACCACCACGATGTATCAGGCACAGATTCACCATTCCGTGAAACATCAAATATTTACGACGGTAGCCGTTTTACTGCAGATATGGCTATTCACAACGTGATTGGTGACGGTTTCCGCGGTGCAACCTGGGTGTCTATCCACAATGGTGGTGGCGTTGGCTGGGGCGAAGTGATCAACGGTGGTTTCGGTATGCTACTTGACGGTAGTGACGATGCCGAGCGTCGCTTAAAATCAATGCTACTGTTTGATGTAAACAATGGCATCGCACGTCGCAGCTGGGCACGTAACGAAGAAGCTAACTTTGCAATCAAACGCGAAATGGAACGCACTCCTAAGCTTAAAGTAACGCTTTCACAAAATGTCGAAGACGATATTTTAAATAAACTAGCGTTTTAACGAATGTTTGTATAAATAAAATAGAAATCAAAAGCGAGGCATTTGCCTCGCTTTTTTGTATGTATGACCAATTGCTTTTTACGGGGTTGTTATCTATACAAAACAATAATCGTAGTTTTATAAATAATCCATATGTCTTCATTATCAAAAAAGCTCGCGTCCTATAAAAGTGATTTTAAAACAAGAACGCCAGTCGAAATATTAGAAACTATAAATCGCAGCATATCCTTGTTTCAAGAACACTCAGCTTTAAAATCAGTGCTGCAAGTAGGCCAAACATTTCCATCATTTGAGCTGGCTGACATCAATGGCCAATTGTTTAATAGCAAAGCACTAATTCAAGATAACCCCTTAATTCTGACCTTTGTACGCGGTGGATGGTGCCCTTATTGTGTATTAGAAACACAAATGTGGCAGCAGTATTTTGAAAAAAGCAAAAGTACTTTAAATATAGTTGCGATAACACCTGAAAAACCCGAGTTCGCAAAATCAATGCAATCTGAAAATAACTTAAGCTTTCCACTTTTATTTGATTCTGGGCTTTGTTTTGCTGAGCAGTTAGGGTTAGTTTGGAAAACGGATGATGCGATGAAACAGCAATTGTTAAAGTGGGATATCAACTTAACTGAACGACATTGCACGCCAACTTTCAATCTTCCGGTACCAGCTACCTTTGTTATTGATAAAAAAGGAGTTATTCAGTTTCGTTTTATTGAAGAAGATTATTCTTCACGTGCTGAGCCTGATGACGTGCTTGCTATTTATAATCGACTTATTTAAAGCTAAATATTTAATATGAAAAGCGGTTTTTACCAGCGCGCTTAGCGTGATACATTTTTTCATCGGCAGTACGAATAAGTGCCTCTAATGTATCGCCGCTATCAGGGTAATAAGCAATACCTAAGCTAGCACTAATATTGACTTTGTTACCCTGCCCGACTGCATCTTTAATTTGATAGTCTTTCGCGATTTCGTTGATGGCTTTTTCAGCGAGCCTAACCGCGTCTTGTTTGTTTGCAAGATTCGGTAGGCAAATTAAAAACTCATCGCCACCTAAGCGCCCTACTGTGTCTGATTCTCTGAATGTGCTTTTAAGTCTAATCGCTACTTGCTTAAGTAATTCATCACCACTACTGTGGCCATAGCTATCATTTACCTGCTTAAAACCATCTAAATCGATAAACATTACAGCTAACAGTGTTTCATTGCGCTTGGCTTGTTTTAGCGCGCTTGCTAGGCGCTCTTTAGTGAGCCATACCGAAGGTAATTTAGTTAGAGGATCGAAGTGCGCAATTTTCTTAAGCTCGTTTTTGGTGTGTTTGAGCTCTTCAATAGTGTCATGAAGCTCGGTAATGTCATATTCAGTAACAAGAAACACATAATCGCCAGTTAAGGGATGGCGACTAATGCGAATATCAACGTTATGTCGTCTTTCACCAAGTTTTGTAAGCATTATGTGCTCTTGGCAACCCGCTTTGTGCTGCTGAGAGTCCATTAAGCGTTCTTTACCTTCAACCGGGTTGGCAAAACGCAGCTCAAAGTCACTGATAGTGTCTTGTTTTATTGTTGAATACCACTGCGTAAACGCGGGGTTTTCGAACAGTCGCTTACCTTGCATATCGTAACAACTCACTGCAACAGTGGTGTAACGCATCGCTTCTGCAAAAAGCAGGTTTTCTGGTTGGCTGGTGGCATCCATTTGTTCGCTAATGAAGGCAATAATGCCGCGGTGCTTTTCTGGGCCCAGTAACACAGCTACATGACGCATTAACATCACTTTTGGCTCACCATTAGGGTAAGTTGTCCAAGGGTCGTTAGTTAAGCCCTCTTGCGCGGCTTTTACAAAGGTTTGTTCGGTGCGCTTGCGTGCGCCTTCGGTATCAGCAGATAAGTCTTTGTCGATGAGTTGTTGCACATCACTTAGTCCCCAAAAGTTAAGGGCATGATTATTGCCCCACCAAAATCCATGACGGTCTAAGTCAAATACCCAAACAATATCGGGTGAAAAGTTAAATCCACCCAGTTCCTGTGGTGATGTAATTATTGGTAAGTGATTGACAGCGACATCTTGATACACAAAAAGACTCTAGCATTTAGTTGTTTAGAATATATTACTTAATTTGATAGTGGTTACCAGTAGATTATGGTGGCAACTAATGCGTTTTTTTAATCAATAGGTGCATGTAATTTCCCCACTTTGCTGCGCAATTATTCTGATGAACAGGTATGAATAATGGTGTTTTGGCAAAGACGCAGTGCCTTGTTTCAGTTACACTATCAGTCATAACAATTTACCAAAGTCACAATGATTAATCCCAACTTACCCCTTGTTTACCACCCTAATTATTCATTT of the Pseudoalteromonas spongiae UST010723-006 genome contains:
- a CDS encoding GGDEF domain-containing protein — its product is MYQDVAVNHLPIITSPQELGGFNFSPDIVWVFDLDRHGFWWGNNHALNFWGLSDVQQLIDKDLSADTEGARKRTEQTFVKAAQEGLTNDPWTTYPNGEPKVMLMRHVAVLLGPEKHRGIIAFISEQMDATSQPENLLFAEAMRYTTVAVSCYDMQGKRLFENPAFTQWYSTIKQDTISDFELRFANPVEGKERLMDSQQHKAGCQEHIMLTKLGERRHNVDIRISRHPLTGDYVFLVTEYDITELHDTIEELKHTKNELKKIAHFDPLTKLPSVWLTKERLASALKQAKRNETLLAVMFIDLDGFKQVNDSYGHSSGDELLKQVAIRLKSTFRESDTVGRLGGDEFLICLPNLANKQDAVRLAEKAINEIAKDYQIKDAVGQGNKVNISASLGIAYYPDSGDTLEALIRTADEKMYHAKRAGKNRFSY
- a CDS encoding peroxiredoxin-like family protein — encoded protein: MSSLSKKLASYKSDFKTRTPVEILETINRSISLFQEHSALKSVLQVGQTFPSFELADINGQLFNSKALIQDNPLILTFVRGGWCPYCVLETQMWQQYFEKSKSTLNIVAITPEKPEFAKSMQSENNLSFPLLFDSGLCFAEQLGLVWKTDDAMKQQLLKWDINLTERHCTPTFNLPVPATFVIDKKGVIQFRFIEEDYSSRAEPDDVLAIYNRLI
- a CDS encoding urocanate hydratase, with the protein product MNLQEFQNSIKQGIPSELPAPKAYPAGANRAPKRKDILSVEEKQLAVRNALRYFPKEWHAELAEEFAQELKDFGRIYMYRFKPNYELKARSISDYPAKCEQAAAIMLMIDNNLDPAVAQHPEELITYGGNGAVFQNWAQYLLAMKYLSEMEEDQTLHMYSGHPMGLFPSSKDAPRVVVTNGMMIPNYSKPDDWEKFNALGVTQYGQMTAGSFMYIGPQGIVHGTTITVMNAFRKVLNKGESPKGKIFLTAGLGGMSGAQPKAGNIANCITVCAEVNPKAATKRHQQGWVDELIDNMPDLVARVRKAQESEEVVSIAFIGNVVDVWESFLAEDIFIHLGSDQTSLHNPWSGGYYPVDISYEESNRLIREEPEVFKEKVQATLKRHADAVNKHTAKGTYFFDYGNAFLLEASRAGGDVMAENGIDFKYPSYVQDILGPMCFDYGFGPFRWVCTSGKPEDLDKTDAIAAKVLEEIMANSPEEIQQQMQDNITWIKDAKENKLVVGSQARILYADSEGRIKIANAFNDAIARGEIGPVVLGRDHHDVSGTDSPFRETSNIYDGSRFTADMAIHNVIGDGFRGATWVSIHNGGGVGWGEVINGGFGMLLDGSDDAERRLKSMLLFDVNNGIARRSWARNEEANFAIKREMERTPKLKVTLSQNVEDDILNKLAF